A single region of the Brachypodium distachyon strain Bd21 chromosome 3, Brachypodium_distachyon_v3.0, whole genome shotgun sequence genome encodes:
- the LOC100838595 gene encoding protein STRUBBELIG isoform X2, whose translation MCIYDGLGCVACYSSSSFAAIVRPSSFPSMETMRGTIAPAGILLCLTFCSVLEHSCSQMFPFPIPFFGPSYTNQQDVDAVNELYVSLGLPDLRGWSASGGDPCEERWQGVQCVGPNITAIELRGTGLEGKLSDALGKLNAITRLDISSNNLTGKLPDTMAKLGSLSTLHVQNNRLTGTLDVLGDLPLKDLNVENNLFSGPIPEKLLTIPKFLKNGNHFTLPGSSPSSSSSTSPPSAAQPHINVIPAVTSQGTADSGGPRHGKKVSPAKAAGFSVLAAGSLTFAVLVTMFTVSKQRQERSTHGGYLRRIVMNTPSWPPMLDAAANLEKEHCTVTAEEEIVGPSAHPPVKNSSMSTIVADNTVQGSSEEDSQSDLQFPFRFFTLASLQQCTDSFGHENLMRETRLGKVYIADHPESKLAVLKLRDTAAEMATDEFLENVQTIAGLEHPNVEELVGCCVEHGQRLLVYKHFSDHTLDDMIHGDSFKFPWHARIAVALDAAKALEHLHGCGGGGGWDSQAAVVVHGSFRPEHVLISGSESEARRVRVSGCGLTPFAPPPPSGTGDSELWRDDDDGGGGDRPVRAAMGDVYDFGAVMLELLTGRRRHEGARRPQGERDLVPWAAARLHDLSALRRMADPRLFLGHGGGASMSVPAVRSLSRFADIVSRCVQREAEFRPAMAEVVQDLRRAMEEAAAVES comes from the exons ATGTGTATATATGACGGCCTGGGCTGTGTGGCTTGCtactcgtcttcttccttcgcTGCCATTGTTAGACCGTCAAGCTTTCCATCCATGGAGACAATGCGAGGTACTATAGCGCCGGCGGGGATCCTCCTATGTCTCACCTTTTGCTCTGTGCTCGAGCATTCATGCTCGCAGATGTTCCCGTTCCCCATCCCGTTCTTCGGCCCCTCCTACACGAACCAACAAGATG TTGATGCAGTGAATGAACTGTACGTGTCGCTGGGCTTGCCGGACCTCCGTGGATGGTCTGCCTCGGGAGGAGACCCCTGCGAGGAGAGGTGGCAGGGGGTGCAGTGCGTCGGCCCCAACATAACCGCAAT AGAGCTCCGAGGCACGGGGCTAGAAGGGAAGCTGAGCGATGCACTGGGGAAGCTCAATGCCATCACAAGATT AGATATATCGTCGAACAATCTCACTGGCAAGCTCCCGGACACGATGGCGAAGCTCGGATCCCTCTCGACGCT GCATGTGCAGAACAACAGGCTAACCGGGACGCTTGATGTGCTAGGAGATCTTCCCCTGAAAGACTT GAACGTAGAGAACAATCTTTTCTCAGGACCAATCCCAGAGAAGCTGCTCACCATCCCAAAATTCCT AAAAAACGGCAACCATTTCACCCTTCCGGGGTCCTCtccgtcttcgtcgtcgtccacatCGCCTCCTTCAGCTGCACAACCTCATATAAATGTAATTCCAGCAGTTACTTCACAGGGCACCGCAGACAGTGGTGGTCCACGACATGGCAAGAAGGTCTCCCCGGCAAAGGCTGCCGGATTCAGCGTTCTTGCTGCCGGTTCGCTGACCTTTGCCGTCCTCGTGACCATGTTCACCGTGTCGAAACAGCGGCAGGAGAGGTCCACCCATGGAGGGTATCTGAGAAGAATTGTGATGAACACACCGAGCTGGCCTCCCATGTTAGATGCAGCTGCCAACCTTGAGAAAGAACACTGCACAG TCACCGCAGAGGAAGAAATTGTGGGTCCATCGGCACATCCACCTGTGAAGAACAGCAGCATGTCAACCATTGTTGCAGACAACACTGTCCAGGGAAGTTCAGAAGAAGACAGCCAGTCTGATCTGCAGTTTCCTTTCAGGTTCTTCACGCTCGCATCGCTGCAACAATGTACTGACAGCTTCGGTCACGAGAATCTAATGCGAGAAACCCGGCTTGGCAAAGTGTACATAGCAGATCACCCAGAAAGCAAG TTGGCGGTGCTGAAGCTCCGCGACACGGCGGCGGAAATGGCGACCGACGAGTTCCTGGAGAATGTTCAGACCATCGCCGGACTCGAGCACCCCAACGTCGAAGAGCTCGTGGGGTGCTGCGTGGAGCACGGCCAGAGGCTGCTCGTCTACAAGCACTTCAGCGATCACACACTGGACGACATGATCCACGGCGACAGCTTTAAGTTCCCGTGGCACGCTCGGATCGCCGTGGCCCTCGATGCCGCCAAGGCGCTCGAGCACCTCcatggctgcggcggcggcggaggctggGATAGTcaggccgccgtcgtcgtccacgggaGTTTCAGGCCGGAGCACGTCCTCATCAGCGGCAGCGAGAGCGAGGCGCGGCGGGTGCGAGTGTCCGGATGTGGCCTCACCCctttcgcgccgccgccgccgtcaggcACTGGCGATTCAGAGCTCTggcgcgacgacgacgacggtggcggcggcgatcggCCGGTGAGGGCTGCCATGGGCGACGTCTACGATTTCGGGGCGGTGATGCTGGAGCTGCTGACGGGGCGGAGGCGCCATGAGGGCGCGCGGCGTCCCCAAGGGGAGAGGGACCTGGTGCCGTGGGCCGCCGCGCGGCTGCACGACCTGAGCGCGCTGCGGCGGATGGCCGACCCACGCCTCTTcctcggccacggcggcggggcgTCGATGTCGGTCCCGGCCGTCAGGTCCCTGTCGCGGTTCGCGGACATCGTCAGCAGGTGCGTGCAGAGGGAGGCGGAGTTCAGGCCGGCGATGGCGGAGGTGGTGCAGGACCTGAGGCGCgccatggaggaggcggcggcggtcgagaGCTAA
- the LOC100827086 gene encoding tetratricopeptide repeat domain-containing protein PYG7, chloroplastic isoform X1 — protein sequence MNPVACLRLRASAATAPFPSRCRAAPQPLRSVSRLPPRASASAAAEAPCRPCDKDRRSNRDLLQQLGAALPCGATAWLSFAESAQSSEGGATLNMVYEVGELFELGIQLSYLLILLGLLGTGTFFVIRQVLVRRELDLSAKDLQEQVRSGSGSATELFELGAVMLRRKFYPAAIKYLQQAIQKWDRDEQDLAQVYNALGVSYKRENKLDKAIKQFEKAVELQPGYVTAWNNLGDAYEQQKDLKSALRAFEEVLLFDPNNKVARPRRDDLKSRVGMYKGVPVKTTDKR from the exons ATGAACCCCGTCGCTTGTCTTCGTCTtcgagcgagcgccgccaccgctcccttcccatcccgctgccgagcagCGCCCCAGCCCCTTCGCTCCGtctctcgtcttcctcctcgtgcgagcgcctccgccgcag CAGAAGCGCCGTGTCGCCCTTGTGACAAGGATCGGAGGAGCAACAGGGACTTGCTGCAGCAACTTGGTGCTGCGCTCCCCTGTGGTGCGACGGCGTGGTTGAGTTTCGCGGAGTCTGCACAGTCTAGTGAAGGGGGGGCAACGTTGAACATGGTTTACGAGGTCGGGGAGCTGTTTGAGCTGGGGATCCAGCTTTCTTATCTGCTCATACTGCTCGGTCTGCTTGGGACCGGCACCTTCTTCGTCATCCGTCAGGTTCTCGTCCGCAGAGAGCTTGATCTTTCTGCCAAGGACTTGCAG GAACAAGTGAGAAGCGGTTCTGGAAGCGCTACTGAACTATTTGAGCTTGGAGCAGTCATGCTACGGAGAAAGTTTTACCCTGCAGCTATAAAATATCTACAGCAAGCAATTCAAAAATGGGACAGAGATGAGCAAGATCTTGCACAG GTGTACAATGCCCTGGGGGTGAGCTACAAGCGAGAGAACAAACTCGACAAGGCAATCAAGCAATTTGAGAAGGCCGTGGAGCTCCAGCCAGGCTACGTGACGGCGTGGAACAACCTTGGCGATGCATACGAGCAGCAGAAGGACCTCAAGTCAGCCCTGAGGGCATTCGAGGAGGTACTGCTCTTTGATCCAAACAACAAGGTTGCGAGGCCGCGTCGAGACGACCTGAAGTCGCGTGTGGGCATGTACAAGGGGGTACCAGTGAAAACTACAGATAAGCGATAG
- the LOC100838907 gene encoding uncharacterized protein LOC100838907 yields the protein MVPPAPHLLDEILEEIFLRLPTPDALARVSTACATFRRVITERAFLRRFRKRHPPPLLGLINDDAGGFRPAEAPHPSARLARALLDAADFTYSFVPKPKQGWLSPWHPRDVRDGRVLLNCRTPGRTVRIAFAVCDPLSRRYVLLPPLPDDDLAVQEGAPAELAPVLAPVGDDGDETSFKVICMASFKSKVVAFVFSSDTRQWRIAASPSWSSLGTDRPHGLRNCSYHGCRGLSCFDYVRGCMYSAAPWLDKLLVLDMERIQFSTINYTTRFHIGEVPYGHAMYSGFRPGTSRSLPGIVVGTEGALELFSLVEDVTPNGPSCLYHTTLQNNSEHWQLTNVISLPHQHHYFTVGAAEGFLFLGGTASELDCDDETERLETWPVDYFSLEVRTSELKKICRMTKAYFNHERVHSYFGFPPSLSKPSI from the coding sequence atggtcccgccggcgccgcaccTCTTGGACGAGATCCTGGAGGAGATCTTCCTCCGCCTGCCCACCCCGGATGCGCTCGCCCGCGTCTCCACCGCCTGCGCCACCTTCCGCCGCGTCATCACCGAGCgcgccttcctccgccgcttccgcAAGCGCCACCCGCCTCCCCTCCTCGGCCTCATCAACGACGACGCGGGCGGCTTCCGCCCCGCCGAGGCGCCCCACCCTTCCGCCCGGCTCGCGCGCGcgctcctcgacgccgccgatTTCACCTACTCCTTCGTCCCCAAGCCCAAGCAAGGGTGGCTCAGCCCCTGGCATCCCCGCGACGTCCGCGATGGCCGCGTCCTCCTCAATTGCAGAACCCCGGGGAGAACCGTCAGGATCGCATTCGCCGTGTGCGATCCCTTGTCACGGCGCTACGTGCTGCTCCCACCTCTACCTGATGACGACCTAGCCGTCCAGGAAGGAGCCCCGGCTGAATTGGCTCCCGTCCTTGCTCCCGTTGGCGATGATGGGGATGAGACATCATTCAAAGTGATATGCATGGCGAGCTTCAAATCCAAGGTGGTCGCCTTTGTCTTCTCGTCCGACACCCGGCAATGGCGTATAGCTGCATCTCCTAGCTGGAGTTCTTTGGGCACCGACCGCCCACATGGACTGCGCAACTGTTCCTATCATGGATGTCGTGGCTTGTCATGTTTTGACTACGTGCGCGGTTGCATGTACTCGGCGGCGCCTTGGTTGGACAAGTTGCTTGTGCTGGACATGGAAAGAATTCAGTTTTCCACTATCAACTATACCACCCGCTTCCATATAGGCGAGGTACCCTATGGACACGCTATGTACAGCGGATTTCGGCCTGGCACGAGCAGAAGTCTGCCTGGCATTGTAGTGGGTACAGAAGGAGCCCTTGAGTTGTTTTCTCTTGTTGAAGATGTCACTCCAAATGGCCCGTCTTGTCTCTATCACACCACTCTGCAAAATAACAGTGAACATTGGCAGCTGACAAATGTTATATCGTTGCCTCACCAGCATCACTATTTTACCGTGGGCGCAGCTGAGGGATTCTTATTCCTCGGAGGCACTGCATCTGAGCTGGACTGTGATGATGAAACCGAGCGGCTGGAAACTTGGCCTGTAGATTATTTTTCATTGGAGGTCCGGACTTCAGAACTGAAGAAGATTTGTAGGATGACAAAGGCATACTTCAACCACGAACGTGTGCACTCGTACTTTGGCTTTCCACCATCGCTGTCTAAACCAAGTATATGA
- the LOC112271825 gene encoding uncharacterized protein LOC112271825, which translates to MAPPVPYLVDEILEEIFLRLRTPAALVRASTACLSFRRIITGRPFLRRYRKRHPPPLLGFVDRHGFHPAQPPYPSAPLASSLAAAADFTYSFVPSPNDERWRSVDARDGRVLLQEHRLGLKYFRMNLAVCDPLSRHSVLLPPIHKDLLVLEAEFPIEIVRVLAPVGEEGEDETSFRVFVFACYKTKLVAFVFSSVAPQWCIAASRSWTSLGTESPHFMAALGCRGLSCLDYVRGCFYSTWPWMDKLLMINTQTMEFSTVNDRTGYHMKLRSLPGQADEVLARNDMLCRRRPGQPRSLPAIVVGREGTLEMFSLVGDHSPEGSFHLYHTTQLKNDQSSMEWQLENIIPLPGQYDYFTLGAAGGFLFLGATTEDQLYIAIDSPVCLSRTGWDVDYFSLEVQTSKITKICRRKSQFFHYEDVYWYFGLPPSLSKPSI; encoded by the coding sequence ATGGCACCGCCGGTGCCGTACCTCGTCGACGAGATCCTCGAGGAGATCTTCCTCCGCCTGCGCACTCCGGCCGCGCTCGTccgcgcctccaccgcctgctTATCCTTCCGCCGCATCATCACCGGGCGTCCCTTCCTCCGGCGCTACCGCAagcgccacccgccgccgctcctcggcTTCGTCGACCGACACGGCTTCCACCCCGCCCAGCCGCCCTACCCGTCCGCCCCGCTCGCCAGTtccctcgctgccgccgccgatttCACCTACTCTTTCGTCCCCAGCCCTAACGACGAGCGCTGGAGATCCGTCGACGCCCGCGACGGCCGCGTCCTTCTCCAGGAACACCGCTTGGGTCTGAAATACTTCAGAATGAACCTCGCGGTGTGTGATCCGTTGTCACGCCACTCCGTGCTTCTTCCACCCATACATAAGGACCTGTTAGTCCTGGAAGCAGAGTTTCCTATTGAGATCGTGCGCGTCCTCGCTCCCGTTGGTGAGGAGGGTGAAGACGAGACGTCGTTCAGGGTGTTTGTCTTTGCCTGCTATAAAACCAAGCTGGTTGCGTTCGTCTTCTCGTCCGTTGCACCGCAATGGTGTATAGCTGCATCTCGCAGTTGGACATCTTTGGGCACGGAATCTCCCCATTTCATGGCTGCTTTGGGTTGCCGTGGCTTGTCCTGTTTAGACTACGTGCGCGGATGCTTCTACTCGACGTGGCCTTGGATGGACAAGTTGCTCATGATAAACACACAAACAATGGAGTTCTCCACAGTCAATGATCGCACTGGGTACCACATGAAGCTCAGAAGTCTGCCTGGACAGGCAGACGAAGTTCTCGCCAGAAATGATATGCTGTGCAGACGTAGGCCTGGCCAGCCAAGAAGTTTGCCTGCCATTGTAGTGGGCAGAGAAGGAACCCTTGAGATGTTCTCTCTAGTTGGTGATCACAGTCCAGAAGGCTCGTTTCATCTCTATCATACCACTCAGCTAAAAAACGATCAATCTTCCATGGAATGGCAGCTGGAGAATATTATACCGTTGCCCGGCCAGTATGACTATTTCACCTTGGGCGCAGCTGGGGGATTCTTATTCCTTGGAGCCACTACAGAAGATCAGCTGTACATCGCTATAGACTCCCCAGTGTGTTTGTCGAGGACTGGTTGGGATGTAGACTATTTTTCGCTGGAGGTCCAAACTTCTAAGATTACGAAAATTTGTAGGAGGAAGAGCCAATTTTTCCATTATGAAGATGTTTACTGGTACTTCGGCCTCCCCCCATCATTGTCAAAACCAAGTATATGA
- the LOC100838595 gene encoding protein STRUBBELIG isoform X1 has protein sequence MCIYDGLGCVACYSSSSFAAIVRPSSFPSMETMRGTIAPAGILLCLTFCSVLEHSCSQMFPFPIPFFGPSYTNQQDVDAVNELYVSLGLPDLRGWSASGGDPCEERWQGVQCVGPNITAIELRGTGLEGKLSDALGKLNAITRLDISSNNLTGKLPDTMAKLGSLSTLHVQNNRLTGTLDVLGDLPLKDLNVENNLFSGPIPEKLLTIPKFLKNGNHFTLPGSSPSSSSSTSPPSAAQPHINVIPAVTSQGTADSGGPRHGKKVSPAKAAGFSVLAAGSLTFAVLVTMFTVSKQRQERSTHGGYLRRIVMNTPSWPPMLDAAANLEKEHCTVVTAEEEIVGPSAHPPVKNSSMSTIVADNTVQGSSEEDSQSDLQFPFRFFTLASLQQCTDSFGHENLMRETRLGKVYIADHPESKLAVLKLRDTAAEMATDEFLENVQTIAGLEHPNVEELVGCCVEHGQRLLVYKHFSDHTLDDMIHGDSFKFPWHARIAVALDAAKALEHLHGCGGGGGWDSQAAVVVHGSFRPEHVLISGSESEARRVRVSGCGLTPFAPPPPSGTGDSELWRDDDDGGGGDRPVRAAMGDVYDFGAVMLELLTGRRRHEGARRPQGERDLVPWAAARLHDLSALRRMADPRLFLGHGGGASMSVPAVRSLSRFADIVSRCVQREAEFRPAMAEVVQDLRRAMEEAAAVES, from the exons ATGTGTATATATGACGGCCTGGGCTGTGTGGCTTGCtactcgtcttcttccttcgcTGCCATTGTTAGACCGTCAAGCTTTCCATCCATGGAGACAATGCGAGGTACTATAGCGCCGGCGGGGATCCTCCTATGTCTCACCTTTTGCTCTGTGCTCGAGCATTCATGCTCGCAGATGTTCCCGTTCCCCATCCCGTTCTTCGGCCCCTCCTACACGAACCAACAAGATG TTGATGCAGTGAATGAACTGTACGTGTCGCTGGGCTTGCCGGACCTCCGTGGATGGTCTGCCTCGGGAGGAGACCCCTGCGAGGAGAGGTGGCAGGGGGTGCAGTGCGTCGGCCCCAACATAACCGCAAT AGAGCTCCGAGGCACGGGGCTAGAAGGGAAGCTGAGCGATGCACTGGGGAAGCTCAATGCCATCACAAGATT AGATATATCGTCGAACAATCTCACTGGCAAGCTCCCGGACACGATGGCGAAGCTCGGATCCCTCTCGACGCT GCATGTGCAGAACAACAGGCTAACCGGGACGCTTGATGTGCTAGGAGATCTTCCCCTGAAAGACTT GAACGTAGAGAACAATCTTTTCTCAGGACCAATCCCAGAGAAGCTGCTCACCATCCCAAAATTCCT AAAAAACGGCAACCATTTCACCCTTCCGGGGTCCTCtccgtcttcgtcgtcgtccacatCGCCTCCTTCAGCTGCACAACCTCATATAAATGTAATTCCAGCAGTTACTTCACAGGGCACCGCAGACAGTGGTGGTCCACGACATGGCAAGAAGGTCTCCCCGGCAAAGGCTGCCGGATTCAGCGTTCTTGCTGCCGGTTCGCTGACCTTTGCCGTCCTCGTGACCATGTTCACCGTGTCGAAACAGCGGCAGGAGAGGTCCACCCATGGAGGGTATCTGAGAAGAATTGTGATGAACACACCGAGCTGGCCTCCCATGTTAGATGCAGCTGCCAACCTTGAGAAAGAACACTGCACAG TAGTCACCGCAGAGGAAGAAATTGTGGGTCCATCGGCACATCCACCTGTGAAGAACAGCAGCATGTCAACCATTGTTGCAGACAACACTGTCCAGGGAAGTTCAGAAGAAGACAGCCAGTCTGATCTGCAGTTTCCTTTCAGGTTCTTCACGCTCGCATCGCTGCAACAATGTACTGACAGCTTCGGTCACGAGAATCTAATGCGAGAAACCCGGCTTGGCAAAGTGTACATAGCAGATCACCCAGAAAGCAAG TTGGCGGTGCTGAAGCTCCGCGACACGGCGGCGGAAATGGCGACCGACGAGTTCCTGGAGAATGTTCAGACCATCGCCGGACTCGAGCACCCCAACGTCGAAGAGCTCGTGGGGTGCTGCGTGGAGCACGGCCAGAGGCTGCTCGTCTACAAGCACTTCAGCGATCACACACTGGACGACATGATCCACGGCGACAGCTTTAAGTTCCCGTGGCACGCTCGGATCGCCGTGGCCCTCGATGCCGCCAAGGCGCTCGAGCACCTCcatggctgcggcggcggcggaggctggGATAGTcaggccgccgtcgtcgtccacgggaGTTTCAGGCCGGAGCACGTCCTCATCAGCGGCAGCGAGAGCGAGGCGCGGCGGGTGCGAGTGTCCGGATGTGGCCTCACCCctttcgcgccgccgccgccgtcaggcACTGGCGATTCAGAGCTCTggcgcgacgacgacgacggtggcggcggcgatcggCCGGTGAGGGCTGCCATGGGCGACGTCTACGATTTCGGGGCGGTGATGCTGGAGCTGCTGACGGGGCGGAGGCGCCATGAGGGCGCGCGGCGTCCCCAAGGGGAGAGGGACCTGGTGCCGTGGGCCGCCGCGCGGCTGCACGACCTGAGCGCGCTGCGGCGGATGGCCGACCCACGCCTCTTcctcggccacggcggcggggcgTCGATGTCGGTCCCGGCCGTCAGGTCCCTGTCGCGGTTCGCGGACATCGTCAGCAGGTGCGTGCAGAGGGAGGCGGAGTTCAGGCCGGCGATGGCGGAGGTGGTGCAGGACCTGAGGCGCgccatggaggaggcggcggcggtcgagaGCTAA
- the LOC100827086 gene encoding tetratricopeptide repeat domain-containing protein PYG7, chloroplastic isoform X2, giving the protein MNPVACLRLRASAATAPFPSRCRAAPQPLRSVSRLPPRASASAAEAPCRPCDKDRRSNRDLLQQLGAALPCGATAWLSFAESAQSSEGGATLNMVYEVGELFELGIQLSYLLILLGLLGTGTFFVIRQVLVRRELDLSAKDLQEQVRSGSGSATELFELGAVMLRRKFYPAAIKYLQQAIQKWDRDEQDLAQVYNALGVSYKRENKLDKAIKQFEKAVELQPGYVTAWNNLGDAYEQQKDLKSALRAFEEVLLFDPNNKVARPRRDDLKSRVGMYKGVPVKTTDKR; this is encoded by the exons ATGAACCCCGTCGCTTGTCTTCGTCTtcgagcgagcgccgccaccgctcccttcccatcccgctgccgagcagCGCCCCAGCCCCTTCGCTCCGtctctcgtcttcctcctcgtgcgagcgcctccgccgcag AAGCGCCGTGTCGCCCTTGTGACAAGGATCGGAGGAGCAACAGGGACTTGCTGCAGCAACTTGGTGCTGCGCTCCCCTGTGGTGCGACGGCGTGGTTGAGTTTCGCGGAGTCTGCACAGTCTAGTGAAGGGGGGGCAACGTTGAACATGGTTTACGAGGTCGGGGAGCTGTTTGAGCTGGGGATCCAGCTTTCTTATCTGCTCATACTGCTCGGTCTGCTTGGGACCGGCACCTTCTTCGTCATCCGTCAGGTTCTCGTCCGCAGAGAGCTTGATCTTTCTGCCAAGGACTTGCAG GAACAAGTGAGAAGCGGTTCTGGAAGCGCTACTGAACTATTTGAGCTTGGAGCAGTCATGCTACGGAGAAAGTTTTACCCTGCAGCTATAAAATATCTACAGCAAGCAATTCAAAAATGGGACAGAGATGAGCAAGATCTTGCACAG GTGTACAATGCCCTGGGGGTGAGCTACAAGCGAGAGAACAAACTCGACAAGGCAATCAAGCAATTTGAGAAGGCCGTGGAGCTCCAGCCAGGCTACGTGACGGCGTGGAACAACCTTGGCGATGCATACGAGCAGCAGAAGGACCTCAAGTCAGCCCTGAGGGCATTCGAGGAGGTACTGCTCTTTGATCCAAACAACAAGGTTGCGAGGCCGCGTCGAGACGACCTGAAGTCGCGTGTGGGCATGTACAAGGGGGTACCAGTGAAAACTACAGATAAGCGATAG